The stretch of DNA CTCGATCTTGTGGAGCGACTGCAGAGCGACACAGATGTCATGTTCAGGCACTTGTGTAATGGAAATGGAAAATACGGGTGGCACCCAAACGATTAGATGGCGATAGAAAGGGTTTCGTTTCTTAATACCTCCAGAGCAATATCAATCGGCGTCAGCTTAGAGACGTCGTCATGGCCCAGCTTCGATGCGATCTCTGCAAATGGTAAATGCAGATTTGTTGTTCCTTGGAAGTCCCGTGCATACGTGATCGATGATGATCACATGTTCTGATATTCGATAGATTGAAAGGCATGGGTTTGCACAAGACCGGAGTTTATTATGGAGATCATACCTTCGAGAGAAACTCTGACATCAGCATTTGCATAAGCGTCGCCCCTTTGCTCCGCGAGCGTGCTGAGTTTCGAGAAAGCCTAAAGATAGAAGGAATTCAGTCGGTCAGTCATACCAACACTAACAGAGAATGCAGACAAATGTACAGTAATACAACAAATAAAAACTTGGACTCCTGTGATACAACTTGTGTATATGGATCGTTATTGAAGTTCTCTGTTTCGAAACAGAATAGAAGAAAAACACAGTGCCTTGAAAAAAATTCACTACTAGCCCAAATTAATCTACCTTATTCATATCCATATTCTCACACGGCAAAAATTGAAAGATCAAGTAGCTACCATTGTGTATGGATCGCCGGATGGTTGATCTAGAAGAGGACGCGAGGCAGTCCCCACTTTAGCAATACGCCTTGCAAGAGCCTCCAAGGGCACATCCAACCAAACAGATAGTCCTTTCTTCATATTTTTCCTGATAATACAACAAGAGATCACACCGTTATCTATCAGCAAAAGAGAAGGCACAAACTATTCCACAAGGAGAAATAGGGTCAACTCAAAATACCAGTTAACTGGTCGGATAACAGCACCACCTCCAGTAGCAACAACTAATCGCCGCATTGAGGACAAATCCCTCAAGACACTACTCTGGAAAACATAAAAGAAGATAAAATCAGCACTTAAGTCTCggaagtaaaagaaaacaaactcaTATGTCGAAGCTTCCAATTCAGATCACTAGTAACAAATGAAAGCTACAAATCAGAAGGATCAAGTTATTAACAGATGAATTCAGCAACCGTTACCTCATTATCCCTGAAGAAGGCTTCACTGTGAACCTTGAAAATTTGAGCAACTGAAGGCATGCCAACAGCTTGTTCGACCAATTTATCACTGTAAAAGTTGCAGAGTAAAACAAACCTTGCCATTAGTATCTAT from Triticum dicoccoides isolate Atlit2015 ecotype Zavitan chromosome 6A, WEW_v2.0, whole genome shotgun sequence encodes:
- the LOC119317845 gene encoding shikimate kinase 1, chloroplastic-like encodes the protein MEAGVGLALQSRAAGFGSGRRRRATYGGESGARTVSLRASDQVGSPAAVRARVAKPVVPLRAKKSSGGGHENLHNSVDDALLLKRKSEEVLFQLNGRCIYLVGMMGSGKSTVGKILAEVLGYSFFDSDKLVEQAVGMPSVAQIFKVHSEAFFRDNESSVLRDLSSMRRLVVATGGGAVIRPVNWKNMKKGLSVWLDVPLEALARRIAKVGTASRPLLDQPSGDPYTMAFSKLSTLAEQRGDAYANADVRVSLEEIASKLGHDDVSKLTPIDIALESLHKIESFVVEDTAVADPQTESQAQRIHTL